A region from the Triticum urartu cultivar G1812 chromosome 1, Tu2.1, whole genome shotgun sequence genome encodes:
- the LOC125532578 gene encoding protein Rf1, mitochondrial-like: MVRYRALSSSRMQSTSSDRHGSSLCFTDAASFFVVSPGYWSIFDRQRAMLGNVHAKLSTRKAIAKIIVSQSSCLASVPPRLRLRLRPRHSSTSTSTSAHSRIWDPHAAFAAATQRARSGTLTTEDAHHLFDELLRQGNPVQERPLTNFLAALARAPGRAALCSDGPALAIALFGRLSRGAGRWVVQPNVFTYGVLMDCCCHACRPDLALAFFGRLFRTGLEANQVIFCTLLKGLCHAKRSDEALDVLLHRMPELGCTPGVVAYNTVIHGFFKEGQVGKACNLFHEMVQQGVMPDVVTYNSVIDALCKARAMDKAEYFLRQMVDDGVVPDNVTYNSLIHGYSSSGHWKEAVRVFKEMTSRRVTPDVHTYNMFITFLCKHGRSKEAAGIFDSMAMKGLKPDNVSYAILLHGYATEGCLVDVINLFNSMATDCILPNCHIFSILINAYAKSGKLDKAMLIFREMQKQGVSPDAFTYSTLIHAFCKKGRLDDAMIKFNQMVDTGVRQGTAVYGSLIQGFCTHGDLVKGKELVTEMMNKGIPPPDIMFFHSIMQNLCTEGRVVEARDILGLIAHIGMRPNVCTFTILIGGYCLVCKMEDATKMFEDMVSFGLEPCNITYGILINGYCKNRRIDDGLILFQEMLHKGLKPTTFNYNVILDGLFLAGRTVAAKEKFDEMVESGVSVCTDTYSIVLAGLCRNNCSGEAITLFQKLSAMDVKFNIRIVNIMIDAFFRVQRKQEAKDLFAAITANGLVANVFTYSLMMTNLIKEGSVEEADTLFLSMEMSGCTSNSWMLNLIIRRLLEKGEIVKAGCYMSKVDAKSYSLEAKTVSLLIYLFSGKGKYREHIRLLPTKYQFLEEAATVEWFAI, translated from the exons ATGGTGAGGTACAGGGCGCTATCATCATCACGGATGCAGAGTACAAGCAGTGACCGCCACGGATCCAGCCTCTGCTTCACCGACGCAGCCTCCTTCTTTGTTGTATCTCCGGGCTACTGGTCCATCTTTGACCGGCAGCGAGCCATG CTTGGTAATGTACACGCCAAGTTGAGTACACGCAAGGCCATAGCAAAAATTATCGTCTCCCAATCGTCATGCCTCGCTTCTGTTCCACcgcgcctccgcctccgcctccgccctcGCCACTCCTCCACTTCCACATCCACCTCGGCGCACTCACGCATCTGGGATCCCCACGCCGCCTTCGCCGCCGCGACGCAGCGGGCGCGCTCTGGCACGCTCACCACGGAGGACGCACACCACCTGTTTGACGAATTGCTGCGGCAGGGCAATCCTGTCCAGGAGCGTCCCTTGACTAATTTTTTGGCTGCCCTCGCCCGCGCGCCCGGGCGCGCCGCACTCTGCAGCGATGGCCCCGCCCTGGCGATCGCCCTCTTCGGTCGTTTGTCCCGAGGCGCCGGACGATGGGTGGTGCAGCCAAATGTCTTCACCTATGGCGTCCTCATGGACTGCTGCTGCCACGCGTGCCGCCCGGATCTGGCGCTCGCTTTCTTTGGCCGTCTCTTCAGGACGGGCCTGGAGGCAAACCAAGTCATCTTCTGCACCCTCCTCAAGGGACTCTGCCACGCAAAGCGCTCAGATGAGGCTCTGGACGTGCTGCTTCACAGGATGCCTGAGCTGGGCTGCACCCCCGGCGTTGTGGCGTATAACACGGTCATCCATGGCTTCTTCAAGGAAGGCCAAGTAGGCAAGGCGTGCAATCTATTCCATGAAATGGTGCAGCAGGGTGTTATGCCTGATGTGGTGACATATAACTCGGTTATCGATGCGCTGTGCAAGGCCAGAGCAATGGACAAGGCAGAGTATTTCCTTCGTCAAATGGTTGATGATGGTGTCGTACCTGATAATGTGACTTATAATAGCCTCATCCATGGATACTCCTCTTCAGGCCACTGGAAGGAGGCAGTTAGGGTATTCAAAGAGATGACAAGTCGGAGGGTTACACCAGATGTGCATACTTACAACATGTTTATAACCTTTCTTTGCAAACATGGAAGAAGCAAAGAAGCTGCAGGAATTTTTGATTCCATGGCTATGAAGGGCCTGAAACCTGACAACGTTTCATATGCTATTCTCCTTCATGGGTATGCCACCGAAGGATGCTTAGTTGATGTGATTAATCTCTTCAATTCCATGGCAACAGACTGTATTCTACCTAACTGTCATATCTTCAGCATACTGATTAATGCATATGCTAAATCTGGGAAGCTTGATAAGGCTATGCTTATATTTAGAGAAATGCAGAAACAAGGAGTGAGCCCAGATGCATTCACATATTCAACCTTAATACATGCATTTTGTAAAAAGGGTCGGTTGGACGATGCTATGATAAAGTTTAATCAGATGGTTGATACAGGAGTACGACAGGGCACAGCTGTTTATGGTTCTCTAATCCAGGGTTTTTGTACACACGGCGATTTGGTGAAAGGAAAGGAATTGGTTACTGAAATGATGAACAAAGGTATACCTCCTCCTGATATTATGTTCTTCCATTCAATCATGCAGAACCTATGCACAGAAGGAAGGGTAGTAGAAGCACGGGATATCCTTGGCTTGATAGCACACATAGGTATGAGGCCTAATGTTTGCACATTTACTATACTGATCGGTGGGTACTGCCTAGTCTGCAAGATGGAGGATGCAACAAAAATGTTTGAGGATATGGTGTCATTTGGTTTAGAACCTTGTAATATTACGTATGGTATACTTATTAATGGCTATTGCAAAAATAGAAGGATTGATGATGGGCTTATTCTGTTCCAAGAGATGCTGCACAAGGGACTTAAACCTACAACTTTTAATTATAATGTCATACTGGATGGGTTATTTCTGGCTGGACGAACTGTTGCTGCAAAGGAAAAGTTTGATGAGATGGTTGAATCTGGAGTAAGTGTGTGCACTGATACATATTCGATAGTTCTTGCTGGACTTTGCAGAAATAATTGTAGCGGCGAAGCCATCACGCTATTCCAGAAATTAAGCGCAATGGATGTGAAATTCAATATTAGAATTGTCAATATCATGATTGATGCCTTCTTCAGGGTTCAGCGAAAGCAAGAAGCTAAGGATTTGTTTGCTGCAATAACAGCCAATGGGTTGGTTGCTAATGTTTTTACCTACAGCCTAATGATGACAAATCTTATAAAAGAAGGGTCAGTGGAAGAGGCTGACACACTCTTTTTATCGATGGAGATGAGCGGCTGTACTTCGAACTCGTGGATGTTAAATCTTATTATCAGAAGGTTGCTGGAAAAAGGAGAGATAGTCAAGGCTGGATGTTATATGTCTAAAGTTGATGCGAAGAGCTACTCACTTGAAGCTAAAACTGTTTCGTTGCTGATCtatctcttttcagggaaagggAAATACAGAGAACACATAAGATTGCTACCTACAAAGTATCAGTTTCTCGAAGAAGCAGCCACAGTTGAATGGTTTGCTATATGA